The proteins below are encoded in one region of Mangifera indica cultivar Alphonso chromosome 7, CATAS_Mindica_2.1, whole genome shotgun sequence:
- the LOC123221966 gene encoding aquaporin SIP1-1, producing the protein MGPIKASVGDFLVTFMWVFCASTFGLLTSEIAALLGVQNLFWPPALITTFIIFVFVFIFDLIGDFLGGASFNPTGNAAFYAAGVGDDSLLSMALRFPAQAAGAVGGAMAIMEVIPPKYKHMIEGPSLKVDLHTGAIAEAVLTFLITFAVLLIILKGPRNSIVKTWLLAVATVVLVVSGSTYTGPSMNPANAFGWAYINKWHDTWEQLYVYWICPFIGAIAAAWVFRFVFPPPRPPSNKQKKN; encoded by the exons ATGGGTCCGATTAAGGCCTCTGTAGGTGATTTCTTGGTTACCTTTATGTGGGTGTTTTGTGCCTCCACATTTGGTCTTTTGACATCAGAGATTGCTGCTCTTCTGGGTGTGCAAAACCTCTTTTGGCCCCCCGCGTTAATCACCACcttcattatttttgtttttgttttcatttttgatttGATTGGTGATTTTCTTGGTGGGGCTAGCTTTAATCCCACTGGTAACGCCGCATTTTACGCTGCCGGTGTCGGCGATGATTCTTTGCTCTCAATGGCTCTCCGCTTCCCTGCCCAG GCAGCCGGTGCTGTGGGTGGTGCAATGGCCATCATGGAGGTGATCCCACCAAAGTACAAGCACATGATTGAAGGCCCTTCTTTGAAAGTTGATTTGCATACTGGAGCCATCGCTGAGGCGGTGTTGACTTTTCTAATTACCTTTGCTGTGCTTTTAATTATTCTGAAGGGCCCTCGTAACAGTATTGTGAAGACGTGGTTGCTTGCTGTGGCAACTGTAGTATTGGTTGTTTCAGGTTCCACTTACACTGGGCCTTCCATGAATCCTGCCAAT GCTTTCGGATGGGCATACATAAACAAATGGCACGACACATGGGAGCAGTTATATGTTTACTGGATTTGTCCATTCATTGGAGCAATAGCTGCAGCATGGGTGTTCCGTTTTGTCTTCCCTCCACCACGTCCACCGTCAAACAAACAGAAGAAAAACTAA